In a single window of the Zea mays cultivar B73 chromosome 5, Zm-B73-REFERENCE-NAM-5.0, whole genome shotgun sequence genome:
- the LOC100276463 gene encoding uncharacterized protein LOC100276463 produces the protein MTRGKQKIDAQRRNAERNQKSKGSQLEARAVGLKIVCSICKVQLANEKQLTDHYGSKHPKEKPPSTSSTE, from the exons ATGACGCGCGGGAAGCAGAAGATCGACGCGCAGCGGCGTAACGCGGAGCGAAACCAGAAATCCAAGGGGTCTCAGCTCGAGGCCCGCGCCGTCGGCCTCAAGATCGTCTGCTCCATCTGCAAG GTACAATTGGCAAATGAAAAACAGCTGACCGATCACTATGGATCAAAGCATCCAAAGGAGAAACCTCCGAGCACATCGAGCACCGAATAA